In Dyadobacter sp. CECT 9275, the following proteins share a genomic window:
- a CDS encoding thiazole synthase produces MLKIADKTFHSRLFTGTGKFSSGALMEQSLLSSGSELVTVALRRVASGRQDDEILRYLKHGHINLLPNTSGARNAREAILAAQLAREAMETHWVKLEIHPDPKYLMPDAMETLLATEQLAKLGFVILPYIHADPVLCKRLESAGAAAVMPLGAPIGSNKGLKTADFLEIIIEQSAVPVIVDAGIGSPSDAAKAMEMGADAVLVNTAIAVASDPVGMAHAFRLGVEAGRLAFEAGLAAKGNSAAASSPLTLFLDA; encoded by the coding sequence ATGCTAAAAATCGCTGATAAGACTTTCCATTCAAGGCTTTTTACCGGAACGGGGAAATTCAGCTCCGGTGCCCTAATGGAGCAATCCCTGTTGTCCTCAGGGTCGGAACTGGTGACCGTTGCCTTGCGCAGAGTAGCTTCTGGCCGGCAGGATGACGAGATCCTCAGGTACCTGAAGCACGGTCACATCAACCTGCTGCCGAATACTTCGGGCGCAAGAAATGCCCGGGAGGCGATATTGGCAGCACAGCTGGCAAGAGAAGCAATGGAAACGCATTGGGTGAAGCTGGAAATCCACCCTGACCCCAAATACCTCATGCCCGATGCCATGGAAACCCTGCTGGCAACCGAACAGCTCGCAAAACTTGGCTTTGTTATTTTGCCCTATATACACGCTGACCCCGTTTTGTGCAAGCGCCTCGAAAGCGCCGGTGCGGCTGCCGTAATGCCCCTGGGGGCTCCCATCGGCAGTAATAAGGGTTTGAAAACAGCAGACTTTCTCGAAATCATTATTGAACAAAGTGCTGTTCCCGTGATTGTGGATGCAGGCATCGGATCACCTTCCGACGCAGCAAAAGCAATGGAAATGGGTGCAGATGCCGTACTGGTCAATACGGCCATAGCCGTAGCTTCCGACCCTGTCGGTATGGCCCATGCTTTCAGGCTGGGTGTGGAAGCAGGAAGACTGGCATTTGAGGCCGGACTGGCAGCCAAAGGAAATTCTGCGGCAGCAAGCAGCCCGTTAACGCTTTTTCTGGATGCGTAG
- a CDS encoding RraA family protein: protein MKLKVFSLLTSLCLIGSLAVVRAQTISKEELIFLTSEWKGERFPDGRPRVSDDMIRRVKEIAIEEAWVVLQNEGYNCQFDGNWKMIHNDVPIAGRALTAQFMPSRPDIEKNIKERGQKAGRIGNTNSWPIDQLSKGDVYVADGFGKIAQGTLIGDNLGNSIFAKTGTGVIFDASSRDLEGLSKIEGFNAFVRDWDPSYLKDVVLTGLNTPIRIGRAIVLPGDVVLAKREGVIFIPAHLVEKVVLTAEFIAIRDKFGIQMLKEGKYTPGQIDSQWTDKLKEDFLKWLDKNPKEIPMKRSELDEYMKKRTW, encoded by the coding sequence ATGAAATTGAAAGTTTTCAGTCTGCTTACCTCTCTCTGTCTCATAGGTAGCCTGGCCGTTGTCAGGGCACAGACCATTTCCAAAGAAGAACTGATCTTCCTTACTTCAGAATGGAAAGGAGAACGTTTTCCTGACGGACGCCCCAGAGTATCGGACGACATGATCCGCCGCGTGAAAGAAATTGCCATTGAAGAAGCCTGGGTTGTCCTGCAGAATGAAGGTTACAACTGCCAGTTCGACGGAAACTGGAAAATGATTCATAATGATGTCCCCATTGCAGGGCGTGCACTTACCGCGCAGTTCATGCCCTCTCGTCCGGATATTGAAAAAAACATTAAAGAACGTGGCCAAAAAGCAGGCCGCATTGGCAACACCAATTCCTGGCCCATTGACCAGCTCTCCAAAGGTGATGTATATGTGGCGGATGGTTTCGGGAAGATTGCCCAGGGAACCCTTATCGGCGATAACCTTGGCAACTCTATTTTTGCAAAAACCGGAACCGGTGTCATTTTCGATGCCTCCTCCCGTGACCTGGAAGGTCTGTCCAAAATAGAAGGTTTCAATGCTTTTGTGAGAGACTGGGATCCTTCCTACCTGAAAGACGTCGTACTTACAGGACTGAACACACCCATCCGCATCGGCAGGGCCATCGTACTTCCCGGTGATGTGGTGCTCGCAAAAAGAGAGGGCGTGATTTTCATTCCCGCTCATTTGGTAGAAAAAGTGGTACTTACCGCCGAATTCATCGCTATCCGTGACAAATTTGGTATTCAGATGCTCAAAGAAGGGAAATATACTCCTGGCCAGATTGACAGCCAGTGGACCGACAAACTGAAAGAAGATTTCCTGAAATGGCTGGATAAAAATCCTAAGGAAATCCCCATGAAACGTTCGGAACTGGACGAATACATGAAAAAAAGAACCTGGTAA
- a CDS encoding thiamine phosphate synthase: MKLIVISSPVYLPNEAGCINLLFENGMEYLHLRKPDGTASDLDRLLRGICPAFLSKIAVHQHFPVALEYGIRRLHFPENLRMTTDESTLMQMKSEGFILSTSIHKLLDTNILTSFDYTFFGPVYNSISKPGYQGILPPGFRLDAAEKKLPVIGLGGIDQSNIRNIKEMNFDGAAVSGTLWKNPAKAPQTFIQLNNVLNQ; this comes from the coding sequence ATGAAGCTGATCGTCATATCGTCACCTGTGTATCTGCCCAATGAGGCTGGGTGCATTAACCTGCTTTTTGAAAACGGGATGGAATACCTGCATCTCAGAAAACCCGATGGGACCGCATCGGATCTGGACCGTCTGCTGCGTGGCATCTGCCCTGCCTTTTTATCCAAAATCGCCGTTCATCAACATTTTCCCGTAGCCCTGGAATATGGGATCAGGCGGCTGCATTTTCCCGAAAATTTACGGATGACAACGGATGAGAGCACGCTGATGCAAATGAAATCAGAAGGTTTTATCCTGAGTACTTCCATCCACAAATTGCTGGATACAAACATATTAACTTCTTTTGATTATACATTTTTCGGTCCGGTTTACAACAGTATTTCCAAACCGGGGTATCAGGGTATCCTTCCTCCCGGCTTCCGGCTCGATGCAGCGGAGAAAAAGTTACCGGTCATCGGACTGGGTGGAATTGATCAGTCCAATATTCGTAACATCAAAGAGATGAATTTTGACGGAGCAGCCGTGTCAGGTACCCTATGGAAAAATCCGGCAAAAGCTCCTCAGACTTTTATTCAACTTAACAATGTGCTAAACCAATAA
- a CDS encoding bile acid:sodium symporter family protein: MNIYKLLSGIAAVCLLIALYLGLTGSLPQAGPFFILFFLALAISFRGFEKLKGFTYTTIIFAAVTTALYYPQYFQQFNGFKLAVLITPLIQLIMFGMGTSMSFQDFVGVVKMPKGVLIGVISHFIIMPSIGYTLANLSGFPPEIAAGIILIGCSPNGMASNVISYLAKANLALSITITAISTMLAPIVTPVLMSLLAGAFVKIDTLHMMWDIVKMVIIPIGAGLIFNKLFSGKAKWLDNAMPLVSMGGIAFIIVIITAAGRDSLLTIGPTLLLLVLIHNLSGYTLGYWSGRLFKMSERDCRTIAIEVGMQNGGLASGIAKEMGKMATVGLAPAVFGPLMNITGSILASWWQGKPTGDEDTYVETGRAH; the protein is encoded by the coding sequence ATGAATATTTACAAGCTATTGTCAGGTATAGCGGCCGTTTGCCTCCTCATTGCACTCTACCTGGGTTTAACCGGCAGCCTTCCTCAGGCAGGGCCTTTTTTCATCCTGTTTTTCCTGGCGCTGGCCATCAGTTTTCGTGGTTTTGAAAAGCTCAAGGGCTTTACCTATACCACCATTATTTTTGCTGCCGTAACCACTGCCCTCTATTATCCCCAGTATTTTCAGCAGTTCAACGGTTTCAAACTGGCTGTGCTGATCACCCCCCTGATCCAGCTCATCATGTTCGGAATGGGAACTTCCATGAGTTTCCAGGATTTTGTAGGCGTTGTTAAAATGCCAAAAGGTGTATTGATCGGAGTGATAAGCCATTTTATTATTATGCCCAGTATCGGGTACACACTCGCCAATCTGAGTGGTTTTCCGCCTGAAATTGCAGCAGGAATAATCCTGATTGGCTGTTCTCCTAACGGTATGGCATCCAATGTGATATCCTATCTTGCCAAAGCAAACCTGGCACTTTCCATTACCATCACCGCCATTTCTACCATGCTTGCGCCTATTGTAACGCCGGTACTGATGAGCCTTCTGGCTGGTGCATTTGTCAAAATAGATACCCTCCACATGATGTGGGATATCGTAAAAATGGTCATCATACCTATCGGAGCAGGGCTGATATTCAATAAGTTATTCAGCGGAAAGGCCAAATGGCTGGACAACGCCATGCCGCTCGTATCCATGGGCGGAATTGCCTTCATTATCGTGATCATCACCGCTGCCGGCCGCGACAGCCTGCTGACCATCGGCCCCACTTTGTTGCTCCTCGTACTGATTCACAATCTCTCGGGCTATACACTGGGTTACTGGTCGGGACGGCTATTCAAAATGAGCGAGCGCGACTGCCGTACCATCGCTATTGAGGTGGGTATGCAAAATGGCGGACTTGCATCCGGTATCGCGAAAGAAATGGGAAAAATGGCTACGGTAGGTCTTGCCCCAGCCGTGTTCGGGCCGTTGATGAACATTACAGGCTCAATACTGGCATCCTGGTGGCAGGGGAAACCAACCGGTGATGAAGATACCTACGTAGAAACCGGACGAGCACATTAA
- a CDS encoding GNAT family N-acetyltransferase, whose amino-acid sequence MDLRIRNATKKDLPAILEIVNQTILTSTAIYDYEIRTLEEQTEWFERVTDNGMPIIVADQDGEVLGYGSYNTFRPKIGYQFTVEHSIYLDEKSRGMGVGGKLLGSLIQRAREQGLHTMIGGIDAANRGSIEFHKKYGFVEKGYLKEVAYKFDQWLDLVFMQLILE is encoded by the coding sequence ATGGATCTTAGAATAAGAAACGCCACAAAGAAGGATTTACCCGCGATTTTAGAAATTGTTAATCAAACGATCCTCACGTCCACCGCAATTTATGATTATGAGATCAGGACGCTTGAGGAGCAAACGGAGTGGTTTGAGCGTGTGACGGACAACGGTATGCCCATCATTGTTGCCGATCAGGATGGGGAGGTGCTGGGATATGGTTCATACAATACCTTTCGCCCCAAAATAGGGTACCAGTTCACGGTGGAGCACTCTATTTATCTTGACGAGAAGTCCAGGGGTATGGGTGTAGGAGGCAAGCTATTGGGCAGTCTCATTCAGCGGGCACGGGAGCAGGGCCTTCATACGATGATAGGAGGGATAGATGCGGCCAACAGGGGAAGTATTGAATTTCACAAAAAATATGGTTTTGTAGAAAAGGGTTATCTGAAAGAAGTGGCCTACAAGTTTGATCAGTGGCTGGACCTGGTCTTCATGCAGCTGATTCTTGAATAG
- the thiS gene encoding sulfur carrier protein ThiS encodes MEIKINQTPSVIPDTFTVQQLLTEIFETNHQGIAVAINNQVVSKSQWALHQLQPDDQLIIIRATQGG; translated from the coding sequence ATGGAGATAAAAATCAACCAAACACCCAGCGTAATTCCTGACACTTTTACCGTGCAGCAATTGCTGACAGAAATTTTCGAAACAAATCATCAGGGAATAGCGGTAGCCATCAATAACCAGGTGGTCAGCAAATCGCAGTGGGCCTTGCACCAACTGCAGCCTGATGATCAATTAATTATCATCAGAGCCACACAAGGCGGTTAG
- a CDS encoding thiamine phosphate synthase, which translates to MIGKLHFISNQTAAFTHLESIASALDAGCRWIQLRIKNEPAEMILEKASLAKNLCDSYGAKLIINDYPEVARDTGAFGVHLGLEDLPIQTARQMGGNMIIGGTANTLQDVLQRVQEGADYVGLGPYRFTNTKQNLSPVLGADGYRAILETIHQMNISIPVIAIGGITDEDITGLLSAGVHGVAMSAAITHSPDRKQFVTQLYKTLC; encoded by the coding sequence TTGATCGGCAAACTTCATTTTATATCGAATCAGACGGCTGCTTTTACACACCTGGAAAGCATAGCCTCCGCGCTTGACGCGGGCTGCAGATGGATACAACTGCGCATTAAAAACGAGCCTGCGGAAATGATCCTGGAAAAAGCATCACTTGCTAAAAACCTCTGCGATTCATACGGTGCCAAACTGATCATCAACGATTATCCGGAAGTTGCCCGGGATACAGGCGCTTTTGGCGTACATCTCGGGCTTGAAGATCTGCCCATCCAAACGGCCAGGCAGATGGGCGGAAACATGATCATCGGTGGTACTGCCAATACGCTGCAGGATGTATTGCAAAGGGTGCAGGAGGGCGCAGACTACGTAGGACTTGGCCCTTACCGCTTTACTAATACCAAGCAAAACCTAAGTCCGGTACTGGGTGCTGACGGCTACAGAGCGATTCTTGAAACAATCCATCAAATGAACATCAGTATCCCAGTGATCGCGATCGGCGGTATTACGGATGAAGATATTACCGGCCTCCTGTCCGCGGGTGTACATGGCGTGGCCATGTCCGCTGCCATTACTCATTCCCCTGACCGCAAACAATTTGTTACACAACTTTATAAAACATTATGCTAA
- a CDS encoding CocE/NonD family hydrolase — protein MNTQPHPKFFGLLRILLLASALFISNALAYANQFNEIKIERHRAIPMRDGVILYADLYMPAAPGKYPTIITRTPYGSQREGVHHQTMTKFAQRGYVVIVQDVRGRYESDGKWEPFRDEANDGYDTIEWAAAQPFSNGKVGTQGGSYLGHNQWQAASMAPPHLTAAFPALASTNIYANWLTMGGAYRLSFNYGWGVARMPNRIMLPQTWHTEAFMPEELKYENVLMHLPLKDMDMRGAGSVVQHYRDWIKHESYDDYWKSISDEERFNKIKVPVYTSGGWFDIFVMGTINGYVGMKNKGATPEARANARMIIGPWGHGPSQSFGGVDFTPAAYVEQFETELGFFDYHLKGIKNGLDKEKPVKLFYMGINKWRGETDWPIPGTKYQELYLGAKGAANSVRGEGTLSFTKPEKAATDTYRYDPENPVPTMGGNNCCGTPTSSGPRDQRTLEQRQDVLVYTSEFLEKPITIAGPVKMKLHAATDGPDTDWMIKLVDVYPNGYAMPVSEGIIRAKFREGLDKMKLLTPNQVYEYEIELTGTANAFLPGHRIRVDITSSNFPQFDRNPNTGEPLGSSTKTRIAQQTVHHGGPKLSRIILPVVTDLSGN, from the coding sequence ATGAATACTCAACCTCATCCAAAATTTTTCGGTTTACTTCGAATACTCCTGCTTGCCAGCGCGCTTTTTATTTCGAATGCGCTTGCCTATGCGAACCAGTTCAATGAAATAAAAATTGAAAGACACCGGGCAATTCCCATGCGCGACGGGGTCATCCTTTACGCCGATCTGTACATGCCTGCGGCGCCTGGAAAGTATCCAACCATCATCACCAGGACACCCTACGGATCGCAGCGCGAAGGCGTTCACCACCAAACCATGACCAAGTTCGCACAGCGCGGTTATGTTGTGATTGTTCAGGATGTGCGTGGCCGTTACGAAAGCGATGGCAAATGGGAGCCTTTCAGGGATGAAGCCAATGACGGTTACGACACGATTGAATGGGCAGCGGCGCAGCCATTCTCGAACGGAAAGGTTGGTACACAGGGAGGAAGTTACCTGGGCCACAACCAATGGCAGGCCGCCAGCATGGCACCGCCGCACTTAACCGCTGCATTTCCGGCTTTGGCTTCCACCAACATTTATGCCAACTGGCTGACCATGGGAGGAGCCTACCGCCTGAGTTTCAACTACGGCTGGGGCGTGGCACGGATGCCCAACCGTATTATGCTTCCTCAGACCTGGCATACCGAAGCCTTTATGCCGGAAGAATTGAAATATGAAAATGTACTGATGCACCTGCCACTTAAAGATATGGATATGAGGGGAGCAGGTTCTGTGGTGCAGCATTACCGCGACTGGATCAAACATGAGAGTTATGACGATTACTGGAAATCCATTAGTGACGAAGAACGTTTTAACAAAATTAAGGTACCCGTATATACCTCAGGTGGCTGGTTTGACATCTTCGTGATGGGAACGATCAACGGATATGTGGGTATGAAAAACAAAGGTGCAACACCCGAGGCAAGAGCCAATGCACGGATGATCATAGGCCCGTGGGGACATGGTCCTTCTCAGTCATTTGGCGGAGTGGATTTCACTCCTGCCGCTTATGTTGAACAATTTGAGACGGAACTCGGCTTCTTTGATTATCACCTGAAAGGTATCAAAAACGGATTGGATAAGGAGAAACCTGTGAAACTTTTTTACATGGGTATCAACAAATGGCGCGGCGAGACCGACTGGCCCATTCCAGGAACAAAATATCAGGAGCTGTATCTGGGTGCAAAAGGTGCTGCCAATTCGGTACGCGGAGAAGGTACGTTATCTTTTACCAAACCAGAAAAAGCTGCAACAGACACATACCGTTACGACCCCGAAAACCCGGTACCCACCATGGGAGGAAACAACTGCTGCGGTACGCCTACATCTTCCGGCCCCCGTGACCAGCGCACGCTGGAACAACGCCAGGATGTATTGGTTTATACAAGTGAATTTCTCGAAAAACCGATCACCATAGCCGGTCCTGTAAAAATGAAACTCCATGCGGCAACAGATGGCCCGGATACCGACTGGATGATCAAGCTGGTGGATGTGTATCCGAATGGTTATGCCATGCCTGTTTCAGAAGGGATCATCAGGGCGAAATTCCGTGAGGGACTGGATAAGATGAAACTGCTCACACCCAATCAGGTTTATGAGTACGAAATTGAACTGACCGGAACAGCCAATGCATTTTTGCCGGGCCACCGCATACGGGTGGATATCACTTCCAGTAATTTCCCGCAGTTTGACAGAAATCCAAATACCGGCGAGCCTCTTGGAAGCAGTACCAAAACACGCATTGCACAGCAGACCGTCCATCATGGCGGGCCTAAGTTAAGCCGTATTATTTTACCTGTTGTTACCGACCTGTCCGGAAACTGA
- a CDS encoding amidohydrolase/deacetylase family metallohydrolase, producing the protein MKKKLIVLLSVFALGIQVAAAQKYSVVIKGGRVIDPKNNINALLDVAMNGDTIKLVAKNIDPKEGRQVVNAKGLYVTPGLIDIHSHNFFGTKMDQTYSNGPNALPPDGFTFRTGVTTVVDAGCSGWKSFPDFKKQTIDISKTRVLAFLNIVGEGMRGGTYEQNVDDMDAAATAKVAMENPEYVVGVKLAHYNGYNWTPTDKAVEAGKLANIPVMIDFGGSTPVLPIEELFMKHLRPGDIFTHCFGQLSSREPILDVATGKIKPFVYEARKKGILFDVGYGGISFAFSQAIPAVKSGFYPNTISTDIHTGSMNNAMKDMLNVMSKFLAMGMDLPSVIKASTWAPAQAIHREQLGNLSVGSRADVAVLRLIDGKFQLNDTGTFGFWDYTGTKIQGKQKLEAEVTIRAGRVVYDLNGLTNPLVISRR; encoded by the coding sequence ATGAAGAAAAAGCTGATCGTTTTGCTGAGTGTCTTTGCACTAGGTATCCAGGTTGCCGCTGCGCAGAAATATAGTGTTGTTATCAAGGGCGGCCGTGTTATTGATCCTAAAAACAATATCAATGCACTGCTGGATGTAGCCATGAACGGCGATACCATTAAGCTCGTTGCCAAAAATATCGACCCAAAAGAAGGCAGGCAGGTTGTTAATGCCAAAGGCCTGTACGTTACCCCCGGGCTTATTGACATTCATTCGCACAATTTCTTTGGAACCAAAATGGATCAGACGTACAGCAACGGCCCCAATGCCTTACCGCCAGACGGCTTCACTTTCCGTACCGGCGTCACTACGGTTGTGGATGCAGGTTGTTCCGGCTGGAAATCTTTTCCCGATTTCAAAAAACAAACCATTGATATTTCAAAAACCCGGGTACTTGCATTTCTCAACATTGTGGGCGAAGGCATGCGGGGCGGTACCTACGAACAGAATGTGGATGATATGGATGCGGCTGCTACTGCCAAAGTGGCTATGGAAAATCCGGAGTATGTGGTCGGCGTAAAACTTGCGCACTATAACGGATACAACTGGACACCCACCGACAAGGCCGTTGAGGCGGGTAAACTCGCCAATATCCCCGTCATGATCGATTTCGGAGGAAGTACGCCTGTGCTTCCCATTGAAGAACTCTTCATGAAACACCTGCGGCCGGGAGATATCTTTACGCATTGCTTTGGGCAGCTCTCGAGCCGTGAGCCCATATTGGATGTAGCCACCGGCAAAATCAAACCGTTTGTATACGAAGCCCGCAAAAAAGGTATCCTTTTCGATGTCGGTTACGGTGGGATCAGTTTTGCCTTTTCCCAGGCCATCCCCGCTGTTAAAAGCGGATTTTACCCTAACACCATCAGTACCGATATCCACACCGGAAGCATGAATAATGCCATGAAGGACATGCTGAATGTAATGTCCAAGTTTCTGGCCATGGGTATGGACCTGCCAAGTGTGATCAAAGCCAGTACCTGGGCACCCGCGCAGGCGATCCACCGCGAACAGCTCGGTAATCTTTCTGTCGGCTCCCGGGCGGATGTTGCCGTTCTGAGACTGATCGATGGCAAGTTCCAGCTGAATGATACCGGCACCTTCGGGTTCTGGGACTACACCGGTACCAAAATACAAGGCAAACAAAAACTGGAAGCCGAAGTGACGATTCGCGCGGGAAGAGTCGTGTATGACCTGAATGGTCTTACCAACCCCCTCGTAATTTCACGCAGGTAG
- a CDS encoding SusD/RagB family nutrient-binding outer membrane lipoprotein encodes MMKNLIQKILFAAPLALMLPSCDNGFVEMNKDPNKSSEVVPGFLFTKAQLDAVSVNYTGAAYLTIGQSMQHFATCKEVPAAGDKYFNYGYSTGNWGAYTGAVIELAQVIEAVSVNPADVNKLSVARIWKAYLFHRLTDLYGDIPYFDAGKALADKNYAPKYDTQQVIYADMLKELDEAAKAFDTTKPTFANADLIYGGDVTKWKKFAYSLMLRLGMRLTQVDPTMAKTWVEKAIAGGIITADADRAVIAYVDGTQTASRNFIASGLLSTDYITPGGQNIEGGKFAKTLIDHLKGTKDPRLNVISIVWIPSGSSFVADTSTALQLGMPNALYNNVPENFNSFSEPNPNTLLKYNAPLLVFGNAETNLLLAEATLRGWYAGATAKDSYDKAVKAGMGQWALFGAAATISDAKVNAYLDVNPYNAAGTVEQQMEQIHTQKWVSLFLEDEYEIFSNWRRTGYPKLIPTNYPGNLTGGKIPTRFVIPDSEETYNQTNFYEARTRQGGTNTLSSIVWWDK; translated from the coding sequence ATGATGAAAAATCTGATTCAAAAAATATTATTTGCAGCTCCTCTGGCCCTGATGTTACCTTCCTGCGACAATGGTTTTGTGGAAATGAACAAGGACCCCAATAAATCCTCTGAAGTAGTGCCAGGGTTTCTTTTCACAAAAGCCCAGCTGGATGCCGTCAGCGTAAACTATACCGGGGCTGCCTACCTCACCATTGGCCAGTCCATGCAGCACTTCGCTACCTGTAAAGAGGTTCCTGCCGCGGGAGACAAGTACTTTAACTACGGTTATTCAACCGGAAACTGGGGTGCTTACACAGGGGCCGTCATTGAGTTGGCTCAGGTAATTGAAGCCGTTTCAGTTAACCCTGCCGATGTTAACAAATTGTCTGTAGCGCGTATCTGGAAGGCATACCTGTTCCATCGCCTGACGGATCTTTATGGTGACATCCCCTATTTTGATGCCGGCAAAGCGCTCGCGGACAAAAATTATGCTCCAAAGTACGATACACAGCAAGTTATTTATGCTGACATGCTGAAAGAACTGGATGAAGCAGCCAAGGCTTTTGATACGACGAAGCCCACTTTTGCCAATGCCGATCTCATTTACGGCGGAGACGTAACCAAATGGAAGAAATTTGCTTATTCACTTATGCTCCGCCTGGGCATGCGCCTGACACAGGTTGATCCAACCATGGCAAAAACATGGGTAGAAAAAGCAATTGCAGGTGGCATTATTACGGCAGATGCTGACCGCGCCGTGATCGCCTATGTGGACGGAACCCAGACCGCAAGCCGGAATTTCATTGCCAGTGGTTTGTTAAGTACTGATTACATCACACCCGGCGGGCAGAATATCGAGGGTGGTAAATTTGCAAAAACCCTGATTGACCACCTGAAAGGAACCAAAGATCCGCGTCTGAATGTAATCTCCATTGTGTGGATACCTTCCGGAAGCAGTTTTGTTGCGGATACCAGCACAGCGCTCCAGTTGGGTATGCCCAATGCCCTTTACAACAACGTACCCGAAAACTTCAACAGCTTTTCGGAGCCAAACCCCAATACGCTCCTGAAATACAACGCCCCTCTGCTTGTTTTTGGAAATGCTGAAACCAATCTTTTACTAGCAGAAGCAACTTTGAGAGGATGGTATGCGGGAGCCACTGCGAAGGATTCCTACGACAAGGCTGTAAAAGCAGGAATGGGACAATGGGCCCTGTTCGGAGCGGCGGCTACCATATCAGATGCTAAAGTGAATGCGTACCTGGACGTCAACCCTTACAATGCGGCCGGCACGGTTGAGCAGCAGATGGAGCAGATCCACACGCAGAAATGGGTATCTCTTTTCCTGGAGGATGAATACGAGATATTCTCCAACTGGAGACGTACCGGTTATCCCAAGCTTATCCCGACCAACTACCCTGGTAACCTCACGGGAGGTAAAATCCCCACCCGTTTTGTGATCCCGGATTCGGAAGAAACTTACAATCAGACGAATTTCTACGAAGCACGCACCAGACAAGGTGGCACCAACACGCTTTCCAGCATAGTATGGTGGGATAAGTGA